The window TGGTAAAAAGTTTTTTAAGAAAACCGAATTAACCGATTACCGAACagaaaaccaatttttttagtCGTCGAATCGAACTAAACCGAAAACTGAACTTCAGAAACCACATGAGGCTCAACATACtggtaaaaaaatatgatttcaaGTGGAAGTGAGAAATAAGGTGAGATAAAGATTGACCTGAGTAGTGTCTTGCACATCACAGTTTGTGATTCTGAACGCGTGTACGGCCCAGTCAAGGTAAAACTCTTGCTCGGACCTCCTCAGCGGCAACCCCTCTCTTAATGCAGCTTCATCAATCTGAATCACAGTGATACCAGCCTTCTCAAGGTCCTCCACCTCATCTTTGATAGCAAGTGCAATTTGAAAACACGTCTCATGCCTATTTAACATCATTAACAAGTGAGAACGAACACCATATAGAGTGAAAGAGAATTTAATAGGCTTTAGTTGTCACACACCTGGGCTGGTCATTTCTAACAAAGGACCAATTGAGAATTGTAACAGGGCCAGTGAGCATCCCCTTCATAGGATGTTGGGTCATCTTCTGCGCCATTGACGACCAGAAGACAGTCATTGCCTTTGGTCGTGTGACATCACCGTAGATGATAGGTGGCTTGACACAGCGGGAACCGTACGATTGGACCCACCCGTTTGATGTGAACGCAAAGCCAGACAGCTGCTCACCAAAAAACTCCACCATATCGTTTCTCTGCAAGACTATGACATATCAGGAAGGTAAAGAGGGTAATAGTTCGAATAGTAAGCCtaggtttcagtatattttCCACCTCTGCCTCCCCATGCACCAATACATCAATCCCAAGCTCTTCCTGAAGCTTGATAACCTTTTCAAATTCTACTTTGATAGCCTGAACATAGTCAATATCTGATATCCTGCAATTGCATGAATATTAAGTTTAATGACAAAGTTACAATTTTTCAGATAAATCATCGGATTAGATAGGCCTACTTTTTGGCCTTGAACTCTCTGCGTATTCGTCTGAGATCTGCGGTCTGAGGAAAAGATCCAATTGTAGTTGTTGGAAGAGCAGGGAGGTTCAGCTTCTTCTGCTGGGATCGTAGCCTAGCACTTACTTCTGTAGAACGGCGGTGATCAGATTTCTTCACTGCAGCAACCTGAGTAAGAAAGTAATTAAAGATACAAGCTCATgctaaaaaaaacttagaagAGCTATTTGTTAGAAAACCCCTTACATCCTGCTGTACAGCGGCATTTGTCACCCTTGGAGATGATCTTCTAGAAGCTTGTCCCATGGAATTAGAAGAAAACAATGCCTACAAAGGAGGGCCAAGACAATACAAAGCTGAAGGTTAACAATCCTTGAAGGTTCGAAATATACAAATGTGCGCCTTACCTCATCCTTAACTCCAGAGAATGATTTAGCAAGTGCATTAACTTCAACAACCTTCTGTGCAGCAAATGCAAGCCATGATTTGAGTTCTTTATCAAGTTTAACTTCATTCACCAAGTCCACAGCCGTATGGAGCAGAGAGCACGAAGTAGAGACTACAACTTTGTCtgcaaagagaaagagaaagatttatatttttctgaagctaaagcaggaaaaaaaaaacaaaaatgttatttactGATTACCTTTGCCAACAATCTCTTCAAGAGACTGTAGTGTCTTGAGTGAAGCAGAAAGATCATTGGCCCAAATGTTCCTTCCATCAACAACTCCAGCGAATAGTAGCTTTCCACGAGGAAAACCCCCTTTGATCAAATCAAGAGTCTCCAGTCCACGGACAAAGTCAAATCCAAACCCAGTTACACACTTCAAAGAAGTTAACGTCTTGTACGCTTCAGCAGGAACGTCTGCGAAGTATGTGGCGATAAGAACATTCAGCCCCGCCAAAGATGACTCCATGTGAGAGTAGGCATCCGAAAATGCCTGTAATTGGTTTGTGTCGAGATCCATCACAAGTATAGGCTCGTCGAACTGAATCCATCGTGCGCCAGCAGATTTTAGATCATCAAAAACTTCTCTGACAAAAGAAATGCCACATAAACCAGTTAAGGTCTTGTGCACTATCCGAAAGTGTATCTATATACTTGTATCGTCTAGCTAATCTCTAACTTTAATAATGTTCTTACTTGTATATGGGAAGAATCTTGTCAATCAGAGAAAGAAGGCAGAAAGATTTATCAACACCCTTTGCTGGTTTCGACAGAAGCAAGTAGGTGATGGGACCAATGAGCACAGGAACTGTGTCTATGCCAAGCTATACCATAAACAGCCAAAAGCACAGTTGTGAGTAAGAGCCTTGGGGAAAAAGATGAAAGCTGAAGAggaatataaaagaaaaagtaatACCATGAATGTTCTATATGCCCTTATTAAAAGTACAATAACAGCTTATTGTTCTAAAAGTCGGTGTAGACGGCACACCTACACGTCCGACTAGTATTTAAAAAATCGGTATAGGCGTTCGCTTAAACATTAATCTTCTATAAGAGGCCTAGCCACTACCTAGCGATTTCCTGAACACTGCAGCTTAACAAAAAGCTATGAACTGAGAAATGTTCAAGTCAACTTACTGCTTTAGCCTCCTTAAATTCATCAACAGCCTTATGAGATGCATAGGAGAATTCAACATCAGGACCCAACTCAGGAACAATGTAATGGCTGTTAAAAACTTTATTAGCattaaaaacaaacattatCTACAAACATGGGAAGAAAAAGAGAATCCATCACTTACTAGTTTGTATCAAACCACTTGGTCATTTCCATAGCAGGAACAGAATCGTTTCCACGTGCCATGGAGAAGTAAACATCAAACCCAATCTCACCGCTTTTCCAACCATATCTAGAGGGAACAGCACCAAGCATGGCTGTTGTATCCAACATCTGATCATAGTATGAAAAAGTGTTGCTGGGGATATACTTGATCCCTGCATCAGCCATGTGTTTCCATATGGAGTTTCTCAGGTTAGCAGCAACGGTTTGTAGATCGTTAGCAGCGGTTTTCCCATCCCAGAAGGACTCCAATGCAAACTTGAGCTCTCTCTTGGGTCCGATACGGGGATAGCCAACGATGTGGGATGACATTGCTCtattcagtaaaaaaaaaataacaacttGATTAGAGAAttacatacaaataaataatacaaaTGGATGACAGGTAACAACAAACTGATACTAACAGTAAACAGAGCAAAACCCAAACATTGAGCAAAGAGACCAAAGAACAGAAGCTAATCACTAAAAACCATAAGAGAACACATTCATCAACCTTAAAGTAACTCTCTTTTCATTGAGTTTGTGaattcataattatttttaattaaattatgaaACCATAAGGAAAATAAATAGAGCTGTAAACAACCTAACAagagaagaaaatgaaaaatgaaaccTGACGAGGTAGAATCCGTGACGGCGGGGACGGCGAGAAGCGGTTGCAAAAAGGAGAGACGGAGAATAGGAAGACGGTGGCGGAAGAGAAGGAAGGCGTCTTGGAAGCGAAGGCAACGGCGAGACTCTCTGAAGAGCGAGCTGACCCATTCCTTATATGTGTTTAAAACTGCTCTCTCCTATTATTTCTGTTCACAGTGCCCGGGGAAGAAGGAGACTCTCACACACACCACTATCTGCATTTCATTTCCCAGGTTTTTTAAGTGATTTTTAATGCAATAATTATCATACAAAAATAATTCTCAAATcgattattatatttttaacaaaactgatttattataaattgtaaaaaaattattatgattatgttattggtttatatattttgattaatttagaaattcatatagtatttataaattcaagtaaaatatacaaatccggaggttttctgtcagatttgagtctttgtattttttactaaaaaattcaaacaaatccattcaaatccattataaaatcaaatatattagtaaatccgtacgattgaataacacttgatttgatattgaatttatgaatcattaaaccaataacacatgattttaatacagatttgaaaatcacagaaccaataacactagatttagttcgaattttcaaatctattaaaatacaacaaccaataactCCTACTTATAAAAATTcacattttacatttatttCCATCACTTTACTGGTTTATAAAATCCACATTTTGACAGTTTTACTtgcattataataaaattttcatatatatatttttctaataatcttCATAACTAAAAAAGTACTTATTTTTCCAGATTTCTTAGTGTAAAGCATTAATAATTGATATttccaacattttttttttctcatttaagCGTGAGACAGTTTTACAGAAAGTAGACATTATTACAAAGTTTACAACAGAGTCTTTAGCATCACCATATAGTTGGGTTTTATTTATGTAACTCAGTAAAACGTCTCAAAAAGTTCTACAGTCGCTTGGGGCTTTGATTTCACTGAGGGGTGAAGCTGGGAAGTTTCAGTGAGTACAAGAACAGCCAGCATCTTTCGTCTCTTCTGCTCCCTCGTA of the Brassica rapa cultivar Chiifu-401-42 chromosome A03, CAAS_Brap_v3.01, whole genome shotgun sequence genome contains:
- the LOC103856476 gene encoding 5-methyltetrahydropteroyltriglutamate--homocysteine methyltransferase 3, chloroplastic, with the protein product MGQLALQRVSPLPSLPRRLPSLPPPSSYSPSLLFATASRRPRRHGFYLVRAMSSHIVGYPRIGPKRELKFALESFWDGKTAANDLQTVAANLRNSIWKHMADAGIKYIPSNTFSYYDQMLDTTAMLGAVPSRYGWKSGEIGFDVYFSMARGNDSVPAMEMTKWFDTNYHYIVPELGPDVEFSYASHKAVDEFKEAKALGIDTVPVLIGPITYLLLSKPAKGVDKSFCLLSLIDKILPIYKEVFDDLKSAGARWIQFDEPILVMDLDTNQLQAFSDAYSHMESSLAGLNVLIATYFADVPAEAYKTLTSLKCVTGFGFDFVRGLETLDLIKGGFPRGKLLFAGVVDGRNIWANDLSASLKTLQSLEEIVGKDKVVVSTSCSLLHTAVDLVNEVKLDKELKSWLAFAAQKVVEVNALAKSFSGVKDEALFSSNSMGQASRRSSPRVTNAAVQQDVAAVKKSDHRRSTEVSARLRSQQKKLNLPALPTTTIGSFPQTADLRRIRREFKAKKISDIDYVQAIKVEFEKVIKLQEELGIDVLVHGEAERNDMVEFFGEQLSGFAFTSNGWVQSYGSRCVKPPIIYGDVTRPKAMTVFWSSMAQKMTQHPMKGMLTGPVTILNWSFVRNDQPRHETCFQIALAIKDEVEDLEKAGITVIQIDEAALREGLPLRRSEQEFYLDWAVHAFRITNCDVQDTTQIHTHMCYSNFNDIIHSIINMDADVITIENSRSDEKLLSVFQEGVKYCAGIGPGVYDIHSPRIPSAEEIAERINKMLAVLDSKVLWVNPDCGLKTRKYSEVKSALSNMVAAAKLVRSELIKS